The region CCTTTTCCAGTTTTGCGAAGGTGGTGCGCAGGGCATAGGCGATGTCCTTGATTATTTCACCCGGAGTCTCTTCGAATCTGGCTATATGCTTTTTGGGGACTATCCAGGTTTCATAGGGAAACCGTGAAGCATAGGGGCAGAATACCAGGGAATGCGCGGTTTCCGCCACAATGCGCCTCTCTCGTGCCAGCTCCTCCTCCATCATGGTGCAGAATACGCACCTTCCCCGCGCCTCCCAGGACTCGCGCGTCGCATTGAGCTCCTCCTTGACCACCGCGGGGATCGATGGCGTGGCTATGAGCTGGCAATGGGTGTGCTCGAGGGATGCCCCAGCTATCCTCCCGCTATTCTTGAAAAACTGGGGATATTTGAGCCTGTCATCCCGGTGGAGCTCCATAAACCGCAGGACTACAGCCTTGAGTATGGCCTCCATCTGTTCCTGGGAATGGGTCCCGAACGTCCCGTCATGGTCCGGCGACTCGATCAAGACCTCATGGGCGCCGACGCCCGGGGAATGGACGTATAGCTCGCCGTGTTCGGGTTCGACCCCGGGACCTGCGTTGTGGCCGGCTGCATGGGGGCTCAGGGCGGGAAATTTGTTGGGGACAACCCGGACCTTCCAGCCTGGCTCATTAGGCCCCCCTGTCTCGCGACCCAGGGCCAGGATCTCCGGCGGGGTTTGAGGCTCATTACCATAACAAAAAGGACATGTAGTGGCCTTTTTCTCGACGGGAGGGATTTTAAAGTCATGGGGCCGCTTGCCTCGTTCGCTGGCTATAACAACCCAGGAATTGGAGGTTGGGTCCTTTCTTAGCTCTGACATGACCTGCGCTCCTTTATTTCGTCGTTCTACTACGTTTCACTATCATTCGACTACCGTTTTTCTGTTTTACTGTTTTCCTTGTCGTTACTTAACTTCTAGCAGCAGGGTCCTTTTTATGCATACCACCAGCGGGAAACAGGCTTTTTAAAATTATTCCCTGTGGAGCCGTTTTATATGGCCTATATAAATCTATATGGCCTAATGGCCCAAATCGTCCATAGTGGCTGTATTGCCATTATCATTGCCTTTACCTTTTCCTTTACTCGAGCTCGACCATGGAGGCTGGGGCGAGTGCCATGTGCATCTCTGGGTTGGCTGCATGTCGGCCCTGAAAATCTCCGTTTTCGTCCAGGGGCAGTACTGGGTCGGCAGCATCCCCGATTCGCCACATACCACGATAGATTTTATGCCGGGCGGGCGAGGGAAATCCTCCTGCGGCCTGCCGTCAAGGACCCTTTTCATGAAATTGGCCCATATCGGAGCGCAGGCCACGCCCCCGGACTTGCCGAGAGGCTTTGCCGGGTCGTCGTTGGCTACATATACGCAGGTGACGAGGTCTGGCGTATACCCTACAAACCAGGCATCAGTGAAGAGGTTTGTTGAGCCGGTCTTCCCGGCGGCGGGCCACGTGACGATATCCGCCACGGTCTCCGCGGTGCCGCCGGGCCTTAAGACCCCTTTAAGTATATCCGTCACGATATATGCGGTCCTGGGGTCGAGGACGCGCCTTTTGCGTGCCCTGTTTAGCTCTATTATTCTCCCTCTTTTATCTTTTACCTGCGTCACGAAGATCGGGTGAACCCGGAACCCGCCGTTTGCCAGGGGTGCGAAGCCTATGGCCATCTCGAGCGGTGAGACCTCGGATGTTCCGAGGACGAGCGAGAGGTTGGGGCCGAGGTAGCTCTCGATGCCCATCGCCCTCGCGTACCGGGCCGCGAAATCCGGCCCTATCTCGGATATCAGCTTCACCGATACGACATTACACGATACGACCAGGGCATCCCTGAGGGATAGCACCCTGTAATGGTATTTGGCCGGGCCATAGTCCGTGGGGCTGTAGAGCGTCCGGCCAGTGGGGATGTAGATCGGCTCGCACATGAATGGCCAGGCGGCTGTATAGCCGTTGTCGATGGCTGCAGCGTAGATGAAGGGTTTGAAAGCTGACCCTGGCTGCCGCCTGGCGTGGATGGCGCGATTGAACTCGGTTGCGCTGAAGCTTCTCCCCCCGATTAGAGCGTTTACGTAACCCGTTGCGGGGTCAATGGCCACGAGCGCCCCCTGGGGCTGGAGAAGGGCCGGCGGCTTGCTGTACTTGCCCCCGCCCCGCGGCTGTGAAGGCGTGACGGCATCGAGGCCCGCCGCGAATGCTTCCTCGGCCGCCCTTTGGACTTCGAGGTCGAGCGTGGTGTATATCTTCAGCCCCCCGGCGTGGAGGAGGTTGCCGTCGTTGCTGTGGCGCCTCAAGAGCTGGTCGGTTACATAGTCAATGAAGTAAGGAGCGGCACGGTACTCCCGGCGCTGGAGCCCCGCGAGCTTGACCGGCTGGGAATCGGCCTTCATGGCTTCATCCCTTGTGATATAGCCGAGCTCCTGCATCCTGTTTAATACTGCGGCTCGCCTCTCGAGGGCGGCTTGCATATTTATGTAGGGTGAGTAATAGTATGGACCCTTGATGAGGCCCGCGAGAAGCGCGCTCTCGGCGAGCGTGAGGTCCCTGGCGCTCTTCCCGAAGTAGACCCGCGCGCCCGCCTCGACCCCGTAGGCCCCGTGGCCGAGGTAGATCAGGTTGAGGTAGCGCCTCAAAATCTCCGGTTTAGAGAACTTCATCTCCAGGTAAAACGTGAGAAAGAACTCCCTTATCTTCCTCCCGAGCGTGCGCTCAGGCGGGAGGAACATGTTCTTTGCGAGCTGCTGCGTTATGGTGCTCCCGCCGGCGACGATCCTGCGGGCCCGGATGTTTTCGACGATCGCCCGCATGATGCCGAAGGGGTCAATACCGAAGTGTTTGTAAAATCTGGAATCCTCGATGGCGATTACGGCGTTTTGCAGGTCTTGGGGCATCTGGGATAGGGGTATCTCTACCCTGTTGGCCGTCGCCGTGGTCGTGATCACCCTGCCGTGGATGTCGTAAAAGGTGCTGACCAGGGTCTGCCCGGGGAGCGGCGTGAGGCAGGCCATGATGGGAGCCAGAATGAGGATGATAACGCCTGCGAAGGCGATCACATATAGAAGGCGCGACGGTCTCCACAGTGGCCCCCCCATGCCATGCTTGCGCTCTTTACGCCCATCGTTCCTACGGTTCATACTTTTATTACTCCTGTGATTACTCATGTGATTACGCAGTAATTGTCCTGGCGCGCGTTTGCACGCTTGCCGGGTGGAGCAGAGGCGCGTGCCGGTCTTGCGCCCGGCAGAACTTAGTATATCCATTTAGCCCGCCGCGCTATAGGCCCAAACCCCAGGCAAGCCGGGCTCGGGTAAAATCTCGCCAAAACATAACAATTTATGATCATCCCAGGAAGGATAACCGCAACCTGTATAGAATCAAAGGGCGGAGGGACACTTCTCTTGGACGCTCGCGAATATACCCGGGTGCCTCCGAATACACCCGGACATATCCCTTCGCGGGCCTATTTCAGCACAAAACCAGCGAAATCACTGTAACAGGGGGCATGGTATCGTGATCAACATGGAAGTGATAAGCAAGCTCTCCATGAAGACGGACACCAAGATCGTCATGGTGGTCGTGGATGGCCTCGGGGGGCTGCCCGACCCGGAAACAAATCTCACCGAACTCGAGTCGGCTCGAAAGCCGAATATCGACGCCTTGATGAGAAAGTCGGTCTGCGGGCTCATAGACCCCGTGGGCCTTGGCATAACCCCGGGAAGCGGCCCTTCGCACCTCGCGCTCTTCGGATATAACCCGCTCGAGCACGAAATCGGGCGTGGCGTTCTCGAGGCTCTGGGCATAGGGTTTGAACTGGAGCGGACCGATGTTGCCGCGCGTGGCAACTTTTGCACCGTCGACAGCGAGGGCAGGGTCATCGACAGGCGCGCCGGGCGGATCGAGACCGAGAAGACGAAGGAGCTCTGCAAGCTGCTCGAGGGCATCAAGGTGGATGGTGCAGAGGTGATCATCAAGCCGGGCAAGATTCACAGGTTTGTCGTGATCTTTAGGGGCGAAGGCCTGTCCGGAAACGTGACGGACTCGGATCCCCAGAAGGAGGGGAAATTCCCCAAAACGGTTGAGGCCCTCGCACCGGATGCAGATAAGACCGCCCGCTGCGTGAACGAATTCATAGCCAAAGCTAAATCTATGCTGGCGGACAAGCACCCCGCCAATATGCTGTTGCTGCGCGGGTTTGCGAAGCATCCCAACATTCCTACCATGGGCGAGATATTCAAGCTGACGCCGGCCGCGATCGCTACCTACCCGATGTACCGCGGCGTGGCGAGGCTTGTAGGTATGGAGGTCATCCCGACGGGCACGACGATCGAGGATGAGTTCCGGACACTGGAAGAGAATTATGGCCGCTATGACTTCTTCTACGTCCACGTAAAGGAGACGGATAGCTCAGGGGAGGACGGCAAGTTCCAGCGCCGCGTGGAGATTATAGAGGAGCTCGACAGGTCCATCCCCCGGCTTACAGCGCTCGACCCGGATGTCATAATCATAACGGGCGATCACTCGACGCCAGCGAGGCTCAAGGCTCATAGCTGGCACCCCGTCCCGGTCCTCCTGTATTCCAGGTGGTGCCGGCCTGATGGAATATCGAGCTTCGGCGAGCGTGAATGCCGCCTCGGAAGCCTGGGGCGGTTCCCCACCCTCGGCGTCATGCCGCTTGCCATGGCGAATGCACTGAAGCTCATGAAATACGGTGCCTAGGGGTTCGTCCGGGAGTTTATCCCAGGCACTTGCGCGCCCAGCTAAAGAAGGGTATGATAGAATCGTCCGGTGAAAAGTCCGGCATGACGGAGACCCGGCGTCTCGGGAGGGCGGGCAATGCCTGTTAGTTTGGATTTCGCCAGGTTGAGAGATGTGCTGCTGCATATGAACGCGGCCAGGGCCGTGGCCGTGGTGGCTGATATCCTGATCGTGGCGTATGTTATTTACCGGATATTGGTGCTGATACGGGGCACGAGGGCCATATCGCTCATAAAGGGGCTGGCGGTGTTGTTCATCGCCAACCTTGCGAGCAGGATACTCGGGCTCACCACGGTCTATTGGCTTCTCCAGCAGACCATTACCATGGTCTTCGTCGCCCTGCCCATTGTCTTCATGCCCGAGCTGCGGCGTGCCCTCGAACAGATCGGCAGGGGGAGGCTTTTTGGCGCGAGTTTCGATCTTTTTTCGCGCGAGGATGCGGCCCGCTCCATAGGAGAAATTGCAAGAGCAGCTTCATCCCTTTCGGCTCAAAAGATCGGCGCCCTGATCGTTATGGAACGTGATACAGGCTTGCAGGATTTTGTCGAAACGGGTGTCAGGATGGATGCCGCAGTATCCACCGAGCTTCTCATGAATATATTTATACCGAACACCCCGCTTCACGACGGGTCAGTAATCATCCGCGGCGGTAGAATCGCCGCGGCCAGTTGTTATTTGCCGCTAACCGAGAATCCCAACCTGAGCAAGCGGCTCGGGACCCGCCACAGGGCGGCCCTGGGCATTTCTGAGCAGACTGATGCGGTAGCGGTGGTCGTGTCTGAGGAGACTGGGGCGATCTCCATAGCGTCTGGCGGGAGGTTGACCCGCCATCTTGATGAGGCGAGCCTGAAGCAGAAGCTGGCCAGCCTCCTGGCGCCTGCGGCCAGGAAAAGGTCCAGCTTCTGGGAATGGGTCAGGGGTGAGGTCCGGTGAGAGGGCTTTTCGACCAGGACTTCTCAACCAGGCTTCTCGCACTGTTCCTCGCCATCGTGATATGGTTTGTCGTGGCTGCGGACACGGGCTCGAGGGTGGTAAGGACACCGAAGCCCGCCCCTGCTCAGCCGGGGGTCGAGGTCCAGGTCCAGGTGGAGCGGGTCATGGATGCCCCTGTTGAGCTGCGGGGCCCGGACCAGGGGTTCATCGCGGTTCCTGAGCGCAGCTCCGTGGTGCTTACCGTGCGTGGTTCCAGGGCTAGGGTCCGGGAGGCTGCCTCGCAGGTGAAAGCATATGTTTCCCTCTCGGGCCTGGCCGAAGGCCGCCATATTCTACGTGTCGAGGCCCAGGCCCCGGT is a window of Bacillota bacterium DNA encoding:
- the galT gene encoding galactose-1-phosphate uridylyltransferase, translating into MSELRKDPTSNSWVVIASERGKRPHDFKIPPVEKKATTCPFCYGNEPQTPPEILALGRETGGPNEPGWKVRVVPNKFPALSPHAAGHNAGPGVEPEHGELYVHSPGVGAHEVLIESPDHDGTFGTHSQEQMEAILKAVVLRFMELHRDDRLKYPQFFKNSGRIAGASLEHTHCQLIATPSIPAVVKEELNATRESWEARGRCVFCTMMEEELARERRIVAETAHSLVFCPYASRFPYETWIVPKKHIARFEETPGEIIKDIAYALRTTFAKLEKAFTFLPYNLVLHTAPWGEMNDESNNRNDGGNRGAHETHETSYKTYFHWHIEILPRLTIIAGFELGTGYYINPTAPELAAPTIREVQV
- a CDS encoding PBP1A family penicillin-binding protein; amino-acid sequence: MNRRNDGRKERKHGMGGPLWRPSRLLYVIAFAGVIILILAPIMACLTPLPGQTLVSTFYDIHGRVITTTATANRVEIPLSQMPQDLQNAVIAIEDSRFYKHFGIDPFGIMRAIVENIRARRIVAGGSTITQQLAKNMFLPPERTLGRKIREFFLTFYLEMKFSKPEILRRYLNLIYLGHGAYGVEAGARVYFGKSARDLTLAESALLAGLIKGPYYYSPYINMQAALERRAAVLNRMQELGYITRDEAMKADSQPVKLAGLQRREYRAAPYFIDYVTDQLLRRHSNDGNLLHAGGLKIYTTLDLEVQRAAEEAFAAGLDAVTPSQPRGGGKYSKPPALLQPQGALVAIDPATGYVNALIGGRSFSATEFNRAIHARRQPGSAFKPFIYAAAIDNGYTAAWPFMCEPIYIPTGRTLYSPTDYGPAKYHYRVLSLRDALVVSCNVVSVKLISEIGPDFAARYARAMGIESYLGPNLSLVLGTSEVSPLEMAIGFAPLANGGFRVHPIFVTQVKDKRGRIIELNRARKRRVLDPRTAYIVTDILKGVLRPGGTAETVADIVTWPAAGKTGSTNLFTDAWFVGYTPDLVTCVYVANDDPAKPLGKSGGVACAPIWANFMKRVLDGRPQEDFPRPPGIKSIVVCGESGMLPTQYCPWTKTEIFRADMQPTQRCTWHSPQPPWSSSSKGKGKGNDNGNTATMDDLGH
- a CDS encoding 2,3-bisphosphoglycerate-independent phosphoglycerate mutase, coding for MINMEVISKLSMKTDTKIVMVVVDGLGGLPDPETNLTELESARKPNIDALMRKSVCGLIDPVGLGITPGSGPSHLALFGYNPLEHEIGRGVLEALGIGFELERTDVAARGNFCTVDSEGRVIDRRAGRIETEKTKELCKLLEGIKVDGAEVIIKPGKIHRFVVIFRGEGLSGNVTDSDPQKEGKFPKTVEALAPDADKTARCVNEFIAKAKSMLADKHPANMLLLRGFAKHPNIPTMGEIFKLTPAAIATYPMYRGVARLVGMEVIPTGTTIEDEFRTLEENYGRYDFFYVHVKETDSSGEDGKFQRRVEIIEELDRSIPRLTALDPDVIIITGDHSTPARLKAHSWHPVPVLLYSRWCRPDGISSFGERECRLGSLGRFPTLGVMPLAMANALKLMKYGA
- a CDS encoding TIGR00159 family protein, giving the protein MNAARAVAVVADILIVAYVIYRILVLIRGTRAISLIKGLAVLFIANLASRILGLTTVYWLLQQTITMVFVALPIVFMPELRRALEQIGRGRLFGASFDLFSREDAARSIGEIARAASSLSAQKIGALIVMERDTGLQDFVETGVRMDAAVSTELLMNIFIPNTPLHDGSVIIRGGRIAAASCYLPLTENPNLSKRLGTRHRAALGISEQTDAVAVVVSEETGAISIASGGRLTRHLDEASLKQKLASLLAPAARKRSSFWEWVRGEVR